The Halobacterium sp. CBA1132 genome has a segment encoding these proteins:
- the pheA gene encoding prephenate dehydratase, which produces METVTLGPTGTYSHRAASAVTDDGISFVESVRAIADAVANGDADRGVVPIENSIEGSVTETLDALSEVDLAVVGEIVTPIRHALIAQSDQFDTVASHSQALAQCRTYLDENYPNADREPVASTARSVEIAREDASVAGIAHPDNADGDLQVVAGDIQDQTSNATRFFVIAPPSERSDAGGKSSFVVYPNANYPGLLLELLEPFADRDINLSRVESRPSGERLGDYLFHIDVDAGLYEQRTQRALDDIEAIAEKGWVRRLGSYDVEHVV; this is translated from the coding sequence ATGGAAACGGTCACGCTCGGTCCGACCGGCACGTACTCCCACCGCGCGGCGAGCGCCGTCACCGACGACGGCATCTCCTTCGTGGAGTCCGTTCGCGCCATCGCCGACGCGGTCGCGAACGGCGACGCCGACCGCGGCGTCGTCCCCATCGAGAACAGCATCGAGGGCTCGGTCACGGAGACCCTCGACGCCCTCTCGGAGGTCGACCTCGCCGTCGTCGGCGAAATCGTCACACCGATCCGGCACGCGCTCATCGCGCAGAGCGACCAGTTCGACACCGTCGCGAGCCACTCGCAGGCGCTCGCGCAGTGCCGTACCTACCTCGACGAGAACTACCCGAACGCCGACCGCGAACCCGTCGCGTCCACCGCGCGCAGCGTCGAAATCGCGCGCGAGGACGCCAGCGTCGCCGGCATCGCCCACCCCGACAACGCGGACGGCGACCTGCAGGTCGTCGCCGGCGACATCCAAGACCAGACCAGCAACGCCACGCGCTTCTTCGTCATCGCGCCGCCCAGCGAGCGCTCGGACGCCGGCGGCAAATCCTCGTTCGTCGTCTACCCCAACGCCAACTACCCGGGACTGCTGTTGGAACTCCTCGAACCGTTCGCGGACCGCGACATCAACCTCTCCCGCGTCGAATCCCGCCCCAGCGGCGAACGCCTCGGCGACTACCTCTTCCACATCGATGTCGACGCCGGCCTCTACGAACAACGCACCCAGCGAGCGCTCGACGACATCGAAGCCATCGCCGAGAAAGGATGGGTGCGTCGCCTCGGCTCCTACGACGTCGAGCACGTCGTCTAA
- the pdhA gene encoding pyruvate dehydrogenase (acetyl-transferring) E1 component subunit alpha: protein MVRVLDEDGELVDGAEVPDLDDDELVEMYRTMKLARRFDERAVSLQRQGRIGTYPPMSGQEGAQVGSAMALGDGDWVVPSYREHAASLVQGLPLKQTLRLWMGDENGARVPEDVNLFTVAVPIASQIPHATGLAWASKLKDERDKAFLCYFGDGATSEGDFHEGLNFAGVFDTPNVFFCNNNQWAISVPRERQTASKTLAQKAEAYGFEGVQVDGMDPLAVYAVTKAAVEKAKDPAEGELRPTMIEAVQYRFGAHTTADDPSVYREEEEVEKWKAKDPIPRLEKFLKRTDRLDDEGVEDIEADIEDRVADAIAAAEETPRPDPVEMFRSVYAEMPGRLEKQLEWFQSIRADHGDEALLED from the coding sequence ATGGTACGGGTGCTCGACGAGGACGGCGAGCTCGTCGACGGCGCCGAGGTCCCGGACCTCGACGACGACGAACTCGTCGAGATGTACCGGACGATGAAGCTCGCTCGGCGGTTCGACGAGCGGGCGGTGAGCCTCCAACGGCAGGGTCGCATCGGCACGTACCCGCCGATGTCGGGCCAAGAGGGCGCGCAGGTCGGCTCCGCGATGGCGCTCGGCGACGGTGACTGGGTGGTGCCCAGTTACCGCGAGCACGCCGCCTCGCTCGTGCAGGGCCTCCCGCTGAAGCAGACGCTGCGGCTCTGGATGGGCGACGAGAACGGCGCGCGCGTCCCCGAGGACGTGAACCTGTTCACCGTCGCGGTGCCCATCGCGTCCCAGATTCCGCACGCCACCGGGCTGGCGTGGGCGTCCAAACTCAAGGACGAACGGGACAAGGCGTTCCTCTGTTACTTCGGTGACGGCGCGACCAGCGAGGGCGACTTCCACGAGGGCCTGAACTTCGCGGGCGTCTTCGACACGCCGAACGTGTTCTTCTGCAACAACAACCAGTGGGCCATCAGCGTGCCCCGCGAGCGGCAGACGGCGTCGAAGACGCTCGCGCAGAAGGCCGAAGCATACGGCTTCGAGGGCGTGCAGGTCGACGGGATGGACCCACTAGCCGTGTACGCGGTGACGAAGGCGGCCGTCGAGAAGGCCAAAGACCCCGCGGAGGGCGAACTGCGGCCGACGATGATCGAGGCGGTCCAGTATCGGTTCGGCGCGCACACGACGGCCGACGACCCCTCCGTCTACCGCGAGGAGGAGGAAGTCGAGAAGTGGAAGGCGAAGGACCCGATTCCGCGACTGGAGAAGTTCCTCAAGCGGACCGACAGGCTCGACGACGAAGGTGTCGAGGACATCGAAGCGGACATCGAGGACCGCGTGGCGGACGCCATCGCGGCCGCCGAGGAGACGCCGCGGCCCGACCCCGTTGAGATGTTCCGGAGCGTCTACGCGGAGATGCCCGGGCGACTCGAGAAACAACTGGAGTGGTTCCAGTCCATCCGCGCCGACCACGGCGACGAAGCGCTACTGGAGGACTAA
- a CDS encoding endonuclease NucS domain-containing protein yields the protein MQDAIRVLAGECAVRYESDGRTERDLRGDVVVIVKPDDTVLVHDADGYQPAAWLTRPGVVRYTRDARGFRIDAADGDERLVVESATEHGDAHYPASPAGPPVGTCECDGTLVRDGGRVVCIDCRTSYAIPRDAAVVDEACPDCGLPQLRVERGGAVTACLDRDCTPIADVVAERFDGEWACLCGAALEIEADRGLHATCPDCGASHRLPHGTVDGTCECGLPVFETPSGRRCLDSDCERTPSAGGRDRNS from the coding sequence ATGCAGGACGCGATTCGCGTGCTCGCCGGCGAGTGTGCCGTCCGCTACGAGAGCGATGGGCGAACCGAGCGCGACCTCCGCGGGGATGTCGTCGTCATCGTGAAGCCCGACGACACCGTGCTCGTCCACGACGCGGACGGCTACCAGCCCGCGGCGTGGCTCACGCGCCCGGGCGTCGTCCGGTACACGCGGGACGCCCGCGGGTTCCGCATCGACGCGGCGGACGGCGACGAACGGCTCGTCGTCGAGAGCGCGACCGAGCACGGCGACGCCCACTATCCCGCGTCGCCCGCCGGACCGCCGGTCGGGACGTGCGAGTGCGACGGCACGCTCGTGCGGGACGGCGGCCGCGTCGTCTGTATCGACTGCCGGACGAGTTACGCGATTCCGCGGGACGCCGCCGTCGTCGACGAAGCCTGTCCGGACTGCGGGCTCCCCCAGTTGCGGGTGGAACGCGGCGGCGCGGTGACGGCGTGTCTGGACCGCGACTGCACGCCCATCGCCGACGTCGTCGCCGAGCGCTTCGACGGCGAGTGGGCGTGTCTGTGTGGCGCCGCACTCGAAATCGAGGCCGACCGCGGGCTCCACGCGACCTGTCCGGACTGCGGCGCCAGCCACCGGCTCCCCCACGGGACCGTCGACGGGACCTGTGAGTGCGGGCTACCGGTCTTCGAGACGCCGAGCGGGCGGCGGTGCCTGGACAGTGACTGCGAGCGGACGCCGAGTGCGGGAGGGCGCGACCGCAACAGTTGA
- a CDS encoding DEAD/DEAH box helicase has protein sequence MEVAEVVPEFADAFPFDEFNEMQREAVPALVNSEANVVASAPTGSGKTALAELAICQTLDAGGTAVFVAPLRALTNEKESEWERFEELGYSVYVVTGERDLNPRRAERADVLVMTPEKADSATRKHDSPRYSFVTDVDCVVIDEVHLLDSEKRGSVLEVVVSRWRRLCDPRVVALSATMPNIDDVAAWLDADPETTFEFGDDYRPVDLHAGVRTYTHGDNPFADKYRRLFTTLDLVEPHLREDGQALVFVSSRQDTVQAAKKTRDEIGERDIPVGSRGDYEFHTETEELDNATLRKSVLDGVAFHHAGLSTNDKNLVEEWFREGKIRILFSTSTLAWGVNLPARCVVIRDTKLHDPLEGEVDMSPLDVLQMLGRAGRPGYDDVGYGWVVCDESDADMYRELLREGKEIESRLAGNLAEHLNAEIAMGTIRGLGDVMDWLETTFYYQRAQSEPDDYDFPGLRDRVRDTLDDLVEEGFVETDDDLGLSATRLGVLASTYYLRLDTAGEFRDVADGEGDADSVLRAVAKAGEFDSVSARKSERDAVDRIVGSEADDLDSGPRKVLAILRGSMDGSIPPELRSDAWVIKQNALRLLAALGAFFERYDDPAGANVAARLEARIDTGVPEDAVGLTALDGVAAGRAHKLADEGIETPADVRDAGEGGLEEAGLGPGVAESVYEQATGMPEVVVDWSDLPDSIAAGDNQMCEVVVRNAGGGAATGVAVTVNSVEMTETTGYLDDELSVPVGVFGADADVLEFEVTVSFSDLPLLPVTETRAVRVE, from the coding sequence ATGGAAGTCGCCGAGGTCGTCCCCGAGTTCGCCGACGCCTTCCCCTTCGACGAGTTCAACGAGATGCAGCGCGAGGCGGTGCCAGCGCTCGTGAACTCCGAGGCCAACGTCGTCGCGTCCGCCCCGACGGGCAGCGGGAAGACCGCGCTCGCGGAACTGGCCATCTGCCAGACCCTCGACGCCGGCGGCACCGCGGTGTTCGTCGCGCCGCTGCGCGCGCTCACCAACGAGAAGGAGTCCGAGTGGGAGCGCTTCGAGGAGCTCGGCTACTCGGTGTACGTCGTCACTGGCGAGCGGGACCTCAACCCCCGGCGCGCGGAGCGCGCGGACGTGCTCGTGATGACGCCGGAGAAGGCCGACTCCGCCACCCGGAAACACGACTCGCCGCGCTACTCGTTCGTCACGGACGTGGACTGCGTCGTCATCGACGAGGTCCACCTGCTGGACTCCGAGAAGCGCGGCAGCGTGCTGGAAGTGGTGGTGTCGCGCTGGCGGCGGCTCTGCGACCCGCGCGTGGTCGCGCTGTCGGCGACGATGCCGAACATCGACGACGTGGCGGCGTGGCTCGACGCCGACCCGGAGACGACCTTCGAGTTCGGCGACGACTACCGGCCCGTGGACCTCCACGCGGGCGTGCGGACGTACACGCACGGCGACAACCCGTTCGCGGACAAGTACCGTCGGCTGTTCACGACGCTGGACCTCGTCGAACCCCACCTCCGCGAGGACGGCCAGGCGCTCGTGTTCGTCTCCAGCCGGCAGGACACCGTGCAGGCCGCGAAGAAGACGCGGGACGAAATCGGCGAGCGCGACATCCCCGTCGGCTCGCGGGGCGACTACGAGTTCCACACCGAGACCGAGGAACTGGACAACGCGACGCTCCGGAAGTCCGTGCTCGACGGCGTGGCGTTCCACCACGCCGGCCTCTCGACGAACGACAAGAACCTCGTCGAGGAGTGGTTCCGGGAGGGCAAGATTCGCATCCTGTTCTCGACGTCGACGCTGGCGTGGGGCGTCAACCTCCCCGCGCGCTGCGTCGTCATCCGGGACACGAAACTCCACGACCCCCTCGAAGGCGAGGTGGACATGAGCCCGCTGGATGTCCTCCAGATGCTCGGGCGCGCGGGCCGCCCCGGCTACGACGACGTCGGCTACGGCTGGGTGGTCTGCGACGAGTCGGACGCCGACATGTACCGCGAACTCCTCCGCGAGGGCAAGGAAATCGAGTCCCGGCTGGCGGGGAACCTCGCAGAGCACCTGAACGCCGAAATCGCGATGGGCACGATTCGGGGGCTCGGCGACGTGATGGACTGGCTGGAGACGACGTTCTACTACCAGCGCGCGCAGTCCGAACCCGACGACTACGACTTCCCGGGGCTCCGGGACCGCGTCCGGGACACTCTCGACGACCTCGTCGAGGAGGGGTTCGTGGAGACCGACGACGACCTCGGACTCTCCGCGACTCGACTGGGCGTGCTCGCGTCGACGTACTACCTCCGACTCGACACCGCGGGCGAGTTCCGCGACGTGGCCGACGGCGAGGGTGACGCCGACAGCGTGCTCCGCGCGGTCGCGAAGGCCGGCGAGTTCGACAGCGTGAGCGCGCGCAAGTCCGAGCGCGACGCCGTCGACCGCATCGTCGGCAGCGAGGCCGACGACCTCGACTCCGGCCCGCGGAAGGTCCTCGCGATTCTGCGCGGGAGCATGGACGGCTCCATCCCGCCGGAACTGCGCTCGGACGCGTGGGTCATCAAGCAGAACGCGCTCCGCCTGCTCGCCGCGCTGGGCGCGTTCTTCGAGCGCTACGACGACCCCGCGGGCGCGAACGTCGCCGCCCGCCTCGAAGCCCGCATCGACACCGGCGTCCCCGAGGACGCGGTCGGCCTGACCGCGCTCGACGGCGTGGCCGCTGGCCGCGCGCACAAGCTCGCCGACGAGGGCATCGAGACGCCCGCGGATGTCCGCGACGCCGGCGAGGGCGGCCTCGAAGAAGCCGGGCTCGGCCCGGGCGTCGCGGAGAGCGTCTACGAGCAGGCTACCGGGATGCCCGAGGTCGTCGTCGACTGGAGCGACCTCCCCGACAGCATCGCGGCCGGCGACAACCAGATGTGCGAGGTTGTCGTGCGGAACGCGGGCGGCGGCGCGGCCACGGGCGTCGCCGTCACCGTCAATAGCGTCGAGATGACCGAGACCACCGGCTACCTCGACGACGAACTCTCCGTGCCCGTGGGCGTGTTCGGCGCGGACGCCGACGTTCTCGAATTCGAGGTCACCGTCTCCTTCTCGGACCTCCCGCTGTTGCCCGTCACCGAGACGCGGGCGGTGCGCGTGGAGTAG
- a CDS encoding dihydrolipoamide acetyltransferase family protein, giving the protein MAREFKLPDVGEGVAEGEIVSWLVEEGDTVSEDQPVAEVETDKAVVEVPAPVNGTVRRLHFEAGDVVPVGDVIVTFDVEGEAAEAADESAGEEATEEPESASKSATEKASTRTFAPPSVRRLARELDVDLDSVEGTGPSGRVTEGDVRAAAEGHATEPQDEPPDEVRSAVEPVGEQAADYTEGGAGGQEPAGREKTLAAPATRGLAKELGVDIDDVPASEERDGEAFVTAEAVQAYAEGGDAAQGGATASAPDREFVEGGETTQPYRGVRRSIGEQMAESKYTAPHVTHHDTAVIDDLVATRAKLKERAAEQDVKLTYLPFVLKAVVAGLEEYPILNSELREEAGEIALKQDYNVGIAVATDHGLMVPVVKHVDQKSILEIAEEVNELAAKARDRSISREEMQGGTFTITNFGAVGGEYATPIINYPETAILGLGGIDERPVAEDGEVRAAQTLPLSLSIDHRVIDGAEAARFTNYVMERLTDPELLLLE; this is encoded by the coding sequence ATGGCACGAGAGTTCAAGCTACCGGACGTCGGCGAGGGCGTAGCGGAGGGCGAAATCGTCAGTTGGCTGGTCGAGGAGGGCGACACCGTCTCCGAGGACCAGCCGGTCGCCGAGGTGGAGACCGACAAGGCGGTCGTGGAGGTCCCCGCTCCGGTGAACGGCACCGTCCGCAGACTCCACTTCGAGGCGGGCGACGTGGTGCCCGTCGGGGACGTCATCGTCACCTTCGACGTGGAGGGCGAAGCCGCCGAAGCGGCGGACGAGTCGGCGGGCGAGGAGGCCACCGAGGAGCCCGAGTCGGCGTCGAAGTCCGCGACAGAGAAGGCGTCGACGAGGACGTTCGCGCCGCCGAGCGTGCGTCGACTCGCGCGCGAACTCGACGTCGACCTCGATTCCGTGGAGGGCACGGGGCCGTCGGGTCGCGTGACCGAGGGCGACGTGCGCGCGGCGGCGGAAGGCCACGCGACCGAGCCACAGGATGAGCCGCCGGACGAGGTGCGCTCGGCCGTGGAGCCGGTCGGCGAGCAGGCCGCCGACTACACTGAGGGCGGCGCAGGCGGGCAGGAGCCGGCGGGCCGAGAGAAGACGCTGGCGGCGCCCGCGACGCGCGGCCTCGCGAAGGAACTCGGCGTTGACATCGACGACGTGCCCGCCAGCGAGGAGCGCGACGGCGAGGCGTTCGTCACCGCCGAAGCGGTCCAAGCGTACGCCGAGGGCGGCGACGCGGCCCAGGGCGGCGCCACGGCGAGCGCGCCCGACCGCGAGTTCGTCGAGGGCGGCGAGACGACGCAGCCGTACCGCGGCGTCCGCCGCAGCATCGGCGAGCAGATGGCCGAGTCGAAGTACACCGCGCCCCACGTCACGCACCACGACACCGCGGTCATCGACGACCTCGTGGCGACGCGCGCGAAACTCAAGGAGCGCGCCGCCGAGCAGGACGTGAAGCTCACGTACCTCCCGTTCGTGCTGAAGGCGGTCGTCGCCGGCCTCGAGGAGTACCCGATTCTGAACTCGGAACTCCGCGAGGAGGCCGGGGAAATCGCGCTCAAGCAGGACTACAACGTCGGCATCGCGGTGGCGACCGACCACGGCCTGATGGTCCCCGTCGTGAAGCACGTCGACCAGAAGTCCATCCTCGAAATCGCCGAGGAGGTGAACGAGCTCGCGGCGAAGGCCCGCGACCGCTCGATTTCCCGCGAGGAGATGCAGGGCGGGACGTTCACCATCACGAACTTCGGCGCGGTCGGCGGCGAGTACGCGACGCCCATCATCAACTACCCCGAGACCGCGATTCTCGGGCTGGGCGGCATCGACGAGCGGCCGGTCGCCGAGGACGGCGAGGTGCGGGCGGCGCAGACGCTGCCGCTGTCGCTGTCCATCGACCACCGCGTCATCGACGGCGCGGAGGCCGCGCGGTTCACGAACTACGTGATGGAGCGGTTGACTGACCCCGAACTACTGCTACTCGAATAA
- a CDS encoding alpha-ketoacid dehydrogenase subunit beta, with protein sequence MGENLTLVQAVRDGLRDEMAEDDDVLVMGEDVGKNGGVFRATEGLYDEFGDERVIDTPLAESGIVGTAIGMAAYGLKPVPEIQFSGFMYPGFDQIVSHMARLRTRSRGRFTCPMVLRAPFGGGIRAPEHHSESKEAFYVHEAGLKVAIPSTPHDAKGMLIAAIRDPDPVIFLEPKKIYRAFREEVPDGPYEVELGEAAVRREGSDVSVFTWGAMTRPTLEAAENMADDVDVEVIDLRTLSPLDEETIVESFEKTGRAAIVHEAPRTAGVGAEITATLQEEALLHQEAPIQRVTGFDVPFPLAALEDYYLPEPARIEDGIREAVEF encoded by the coding sequence ATGGGAGAGAACTTGACGCTAGTGCAGGCGGTACGGGACGGCCTCCGCGACGAGATGGCCGAAGACGACGACGTGCTCGTGATGGGCGAGGACGTCGGGAAGAACGGCGGCGTGTTCCGCGCGACCGAGGGACTCTACGACGAGTTCGGCGACGAGCGCGTCATCGACACGCCGCTGGCGGAGTCCGGCATCGTCGGCACCGCCATCGGGATGGCCGCGTACGGCCTGAAGCCGGTGCCCGAAATCCAGTTCTCGGGGTTCATGTACCCCGGGTTCGACCAGATCGTGAGCCACATGGCTCGGCTGCGGACGCGCTCGCGGGGCCGGTTCACGTGCCCGATGGTGTTGCGAGCGCCGTTCGGCGGCGGCATCCGCGCGCCCGAACACCACTCCGAGTCCAAGGAGGCGTTCTACGTCCACGAGGCCGGGCTGAAGGTCGCGATTCCGAGCACGCCCCACGACGCGAAGGGGATGCTGATTGCGGCGATTCGGGACCCGGACCCGGTCATCTTCCTCGAGCCGAAGAAAATCTACCGCGCGTTCCGCGAGGAGGTGCCCGACGGCCCCTACGAGGTCGAACTCGGGGAGGCCGCGGTGCGCCGCGAGGGCAGCGACGTCTCCGTGTTCACGTGGGGCGCGATGACCCGGCCGACGCTGGAAGCCGCAGAGAACATGGCGGACGACGTGGACGTGGAGGTAATCGACCTCCGGACGCTGAGTCCGCTCGACGAGGAGACCATCGTCGAGTCCTTCGAGAAGACGGGGCGTGCGGCCATCGTCCACGAGGCGCCGCGGACCGCGGGCGTCGGCGCCGAGATTACGGCGACGCTCCAGGAGGAGGCGCTGCTCCACCAGGAGGCACCGATTCAGCGCGTCACGGGGTTCGACGTGCCGTTCCCGCTGGCCGCGCTCGAAGACTACTACTTGCCGGAGCCCGCACGCATCGAGGACGGCATCCGAGAAGCCGTGGAGTTCTGA
- a CDS encoding MATE family efflux transporter yields MFDVSREDITDGALSRALFYVAAPLVAQQYVIVLQQVVDAFWLGRVSGDAVAAVGLVAPLLALLTLGNHVALTGGQVLVAQHAGADADAAARRAAFHAVVVALAFNLVALALASVFAADVLALFDPGRAVVELGAVYLVVVLAGMVFGGMSDAIEGAFVGWGDSRAALAVNVAVVAVNVALDPFLVVGWGIGGFTGYGVFGAALGTAAGYVVGFGIAVALATTDRTDFAYTRDAVRLRLDSLRDVLEVGVPKAGQEGGRQTARLLMVAIVSGVGGSAGLAAYTVGMRISTLAFVPAIAVGSAVSSVVGQNLGAERPARATRATWLAAGVATVALAVVGAAQFSIPGRIASAFAPSLDGDALTYTVAYLQILAVGYWAFGVIYPVQGGFNGAGKTTVSMVATTLQYWAVRLPIAAVGAYVVVLSVPVYAAFWAITISNAAAAIGVTAYFYYSTNRGLLRRVASSMSADAAD; encoded by the coding sequence ATGTTTGACGTTTCCCGCGAGGATATAACCGACGGCGCGCTCTCCCGGGCGCTGTTCTACGTCGCCGCGCCACTGGTCGCCCAGCAGTACGTCATCGTCCTCCAGCAGGTCGTCGACGCGTTCTGGCTCGGCCGCGTCAGCGGGGACGCGGTCGCCGCCGTCGGTCTCGTCGCGCCCCTCCTCGCGCTCCTGACGCTCGGGAACCACGTCGCGCTCACCGGCGGGCAGGTCCTCGTCGCCCAGCACGCCGGCGCCGACGCCGACGCCGCCGCGCGCCGCGCCGCCTTCCACGCCGTCGTCGTCGCGCTCGCGTTCAACCTCGTTGCGCTCGCGCTGGCGTCCGTGTTCGCCGCCGACGTGCTCGCGCTGTTCGACCCCGGCCGAGCCGTCGTCGAACTCGGCGCCGTCTACCTCGTCGTCGTGCTCGCCGGGATGGTGTTCGGCGGGATGAGCGACGCCATCGAGGGCGCGTTCGTCGGCTGGGGGGACTCCCGCGCGGCGCTCGCCGTCAACGTCGCCGTCGTCGCCGTCAACGTCGCCCTCGACCCGTTCCTCGTCGTCGGCTGGGGTATCGGTGGGTTCACCGGCTACGGCGTCTTCGGCGCCGCGCTCGGCACCGCCGCCGGCTACGTCGTCGGGTTCGGTATCGCCGTCGCGCTCGCCACCACCGACCGCACCGACTTCGCGTACACGCGCGACGCGGTGCGCCTCCGCCTCGACTCGCTGCGCGACGTCCTCGAGGTCGGCGTCCCCAAAGCCGGTCAGGAGGGCGGCCGGCAGACCGCGCGCCTCCTCATGGTCGCCATCGTCTCCGGCGTCGGCGGGAGCGCCGGACTCGCGGCGTACACCGTCGGCATGCGCATCTCGACGCTCGCGTTCGTCCCCGCTATCGCCGTCGGTAGCGCCGTCTCCAGCGTCGTCGGTCAGAACCTCGGCGCCGAACGCCCCGCCCGTGCGACCCGCGCGACGTGGCTCGCAGCGGGCGTCGCGACGGTCGCGCTCGCCGTCGTCGGCGCCGCCCAGTTCTCGATTCCCGGCCGCATCGCGAGCGCGTTCGCGCCCAGCCTCGACGGCGACGCGCTCACGTACACCGTCGCGTACCTCCAGATTCTCGCCGTCGGCTACTGGGCGTTCGGCGTCATCTACCCCGTGCAGGGTGGATTCAACGGCGCCGGCAAGACCACCGTCTCGATGGTCGCAACGACGCTCCAGTACTGGGCCGTCCGCCTCCCCATCGCGGCCGTCGGCGCGTACGTCGTCGTGCTCTCCGTGCCGGTGTACGCCGCATTCTGGGCGATTACGATTTCGAACGCCGCCGCCGCCATCGGCGTCACCGCCTACTTCTACTACTCGACGAACCGCGGCCTCCTCCGACGCGTCGCGTCCTCGATGAGTGCCGACGCCGCCGACTGA
- the lpdA gene encoding dihydrolipoyl dehydrogenase produces the protein MVVGDVSTGTDVAVVGGGPGGYVAAIRAAQLGLDATLVEMDAYGGTCLNYGCIPSKAMITATDVAHDAGNAEEMGVYADPDVDFGEMVEWKDGVVDQLTGGVEKLCKANGVNLVEGRAEFAGSDKLRVVHSGDGQGSETIEYEHCVVATGSRPIKVPGFEFDADPVLDSRQALAMDELPDSIVVVGAGYIGMEISTVLAKLGVDVTVVEMLDEALAGYPDDLTQPVKQRAESLGIDFEFGLAADHWEESGDGIVVAAEDESGELTEFDTEKVLVAVGREPVTDTLNLDAIDLEPNDDGRLETDDQARTAVENVFAIGDVAPGPMLAHKASKEGIVAAEVAAGEPAALDYQAVPAAVFTDPEIATVGMSEAEASEEGFEPAVGTFPFRASGRSLTTGNDDGFVRVVADEDSGFLLGAQIVGPEASELVAELGLAIEMGATLEDVASTIHTHPTLSEATMEAAEHALGHAIHTLNR, from the coding sequence ATGGTTGTTGGAGACGTATCCACTGGAACGGACGTGGCGGTCGTCGGCGGCGGGCCGGGCGGCTACGTCGCGGCGATTCGCGCCGCACAGCTCGGCCTCGACGCGACGCTCGTCGAGATGGACGCCTACGGCGGCACCTGCCTGAACTACGGCTGCATCCCCTCGAAGGCGATGATTACGGCGACAGACGTCGCCCACGACGCGGGCAACGCCGAGGAGATGGGCGTCTACGCCGACCCCGACGTGGACTTCGGGGAGATGGTCGAGTGGAAGGACGGCGTCGTCGACCAGCTCACCGGCGGCGTCGAGAAGCTCTGCAAGGCCAACGGCGTCAACCTCGTGGAGGGGCGCGCGGAGTTCGCGGGCAGCGACAAGCTCCGCGTTGTCCACAGCGGCGACGGGCAGGGCTCGGAGACCATCGAGTACGAGCACTGCGTCGTCGCGACCGGGTCGCGCCCCATCAAGGTGCCGGGCTTCGAGTTCGACGCCGACCCCGTCCTCGACTCGCGGCAGGCGCTGGCGATGGACGAACTCCCGGACTCCATCGTGGTCGTCGGCGCGGGCTACATCGGCATGGAGATTTCGACCGTGCTCGCGAAGCTCGGCGTCGACGTCACCGTCGTGGAGATGCTCGACGAGGCGCTGGCGGGCTATCCCGACGACCTCACCCAGCCCGTGAAACAGCGCGCCGAGTCCCTCGGCATCGACTTCGAGTTCGGGCTCGCCGCCGACCACTGGGAGGAGTCCGGCGACGGCATCGTCGTCGCGGCCGAGGACGAGAGCGGCGAACTCACGGAGTTCGACACCGAGAAGGTGCTCGTGGCGGTCGGGCGCGAACCCGTCACGGACACGCTGAACTTGGACGCAATCGACCTCGAACCGAACGACGACGGCCGACTGGAGACTGACGACCAGGCGCGCACGGCCGTCGAGAACGTCTTCGCCATCGGTGACGTCGCGCCCGGGCCGATGCTCGCGCACAAGGCCAGCAAGGAGGGAATCGTCGCGGCGGAAGTCGCGGCCGGCGAGCCCGCGGCGCTGGACTACCAGGCCGTCCCCGCGGCGGTGTTCACCGACCCCGAAATCGCGACGGTCGGGATGAGCGAGGCGGAAGCCAGCGAGGAGGGCTTCGAGCCAGCGGTCGGCACGTTCCCGTTCCGCGCGAGCGGCCGGTCGCTGACCACGGGCAACGACGACGGGTTCGTCCGCGTCGTCGCCGACGAGGACTCCGGGTTCCTGCTCGGCGCGCAAATCGTCGGGCCGGAAGCCAGCGAACTCGTCGCGGAACTCGGCCTCGCCATCGAGATGGGCGCCACGCTCGAAGACGTCGCCTCGACCATCCACACGCACCCGACGCTGTCGGAGGCGACGATGGAGGCCGCCGAGCACGCGCTCGGCCACGCCATCCACACGCTGAACCGGTAG